One Natrinema halophilum genomic window carries:
- a CDS encoding metal-dependent hydrolase: MELTWHGHSTWYVTVGETNLLIDPFFDNPKTDLEPSDVETPDYVLLTHGHADHIADAGAFSDATLVATPELTSYCQEEFGFEDAVGGMGMNLGGTVECGDAYVTMVRADHTNGIMTENDASGGMPAGFVVSDTKPTQVSDEESTTFYDAGDTSLMTEMREVIGPYLEPDAATVPIGDHFTMGPLQAAVATDWLDVDHVFPQHYDTFPPIEQDPDGFAREVAATGSDAEVTVLEADESFELEP; encoded by the coding sequence ATGGAACTTACCTGGCACGGCCACTCGACGTGGTACGTCACCGTAGGGGAGACGAACTTGCTGATCGATCCGTTCTTCGATAACCCGAAGACCGACCTCGAGCCGTCCGATGTCGAAACGCCCGATTACGTGCTGTTGACACACGGCCACGCAGATCACATCGCCGACGCCGGTGCCTTTTCGGACGCGACGCTGGTCGCAACGCCCGAGCTGACCTCGTACTGCCAGGAGGAGTTCGGCTTCGAGGACGCAGTCGGCGGAATGGGAATGAACCTCGGCGGCACCGTCGAATGCGGCGACGCGTACGTCACGATGGTCCGCGCCGACCATACCAACGGGATCATGACCGAGAACGACGCAAGCGGCGGAATGCCCGCCGGCTTCGTCGTCTCCGATACGAAGCCGACCCAGGTCAGCGACGAGGAATCGACCACGTTCTACGACGCCGGCGACACCAGCCTCATGACCGAGATGCGCGAGGTCATCGGACCGTATCTCGAGCCCGACGCTGCGACGGTACCGATCGGCGACCACTTCACGATGGGACCGTTGCAGGCCGCCGTCGCCACCGACTGGCTCGACGTCGACCACGTCTTTCCACAGCACTACGACACGTTCCCGCCGATCGAACAGGACCCCGACGGCTTCGCCCGCGAAGTCGCGGCGACCGGCAGTGACGCCGAGGTAACCGTACTCGAGGCCGACGAATCGTTCGAACTCGAACCCTGA
- a CDS encoding metal-dependent hydrolase, translated as MVDVTGHLAMAMLFAAPAWILWDRRGALGFTGFALLTAMLPDSDLVLRHVLPVSHHGVTHTVVFVVSMSILAGIVAAKWLTDRFNDHGWIRSTEIPTETVFVFATAGLILGGTSHLFADILSAPDIAPPLKPFWPFYSEPIIVDVIYYDSVIWNFGLIIVAVGLHLVLARYRSYPLETRYRIGN; from the coding sequence ATGGTTGACGTAACTGGCCATCTCGCGATGGCGATGTTGTTCGCCGCGCCGGCGTGGATACTCTGGGATCGGCGCGGGGCGCTTGGATTTACCGGGTTTGCGCTACTGACAGCGATGTTGCCCGATTCCGACCTGGTGCTTCGACACGTCCTACCGGTTTCACACCACGGCGTAACCCATACCGTAGTGTTCGTGGTGTCGATGAGCATCCTCGCCGGAATCGTGGCTGCGAAGTGGCTCACCGACCGGTTCAACGACCACGGCTGGATCCGTAGTACGGAAATCCCAACCGAGACCGTCTTCGTCTTCGCGACCGCGGGACTGATTCTCGGTGGCACCAGCCATTTGTTCGCGGATATTCTCTCCGCCCCCGACATCGCGCCCCCGCTCAAGCCGTTCTGGCCGTTCTATTCGGAGCCGATTATCGTCGACGTTATCTATTACGATTCGGTGATCTGGAACTTCGGACTGATCATCGTCGCCGTCGGACTCCATCTGGTACTCGCCCGGTACCGAAGCTATCCGCTCGAAACGCGCTATCGAATCGGAAACTGA
- a CDS encoding OsmC family protein has translation MAKQVTTVSDEGYSATNDIREFETTIDANGDDAPDTLEALLAAYGSCYVPALRVGGQQRGADDLGRIEIETTGELNDDDKLESIQFDIRVAADVDDDTGDEILERAFELCKVHDALKDSLHADANLDANAF, from the coding sequence ATGGCGAAGCAGGTCACCACCGTCTCAGACGAAGGATACAGCGCCACGAACGATATCCGCGAGTTCGAAACGACGATCGACGCCAACGGGGACGACGCTCCGGACACGCTAGAGGCACTGCTGGCAGCGTATGGGTCCTGTTACGTACCCGCACTTCGGGTCGGCGGCCAACAGCGGGGTGCCGACGATCTCGGGCGGATCGAAATCGAAACGACCGGCGAACTGAACGACGACGACAAACTCGAGTCGATTCAGTTCGACATTCGTGTCGCGGCAGACGTAGATGACGATACGGGCGATGAAATCCTCGAGCGAGCCTTCGAGCTCTGTAAAGTTCACGACGCCCTGAAAGATAGCTTGCACGCGGACGCGAATCTCGACGCCAACGCGTTCTGA
- a CDS encoding gamma carbonic anhydrase family protein translates to MIRSFNGSEPQIAETAHVDDAAVVIGDVVIEDEASIWPNTTLRGDNGTIVIGEGANVQDNAVLHEDAELEPYTTVGHSAIVHNATVAERALVGMNATVLDGARVGEGAVVAAGSVVTEETDIPASSLVVGAPAEVKTEIEGDGLEATADRYVALAKEHAETSDRLD, encoded by the coding sequence ATGATACGATCATTCAATGGGTCAGAACCGCAGATTGCCGAGACCGCTCACGTCGACGACGCGGCAGTCGTCATCGGCGACGTCGTCATCGAAGACGAAGCAAGCATCTGGCCGAACACGACGCTCCGCGGAGACAACGGCACGATCGTGATCGGCGAAGGCGCAAACGTTCAGGACAACGCTGTTCTTCACGAAGATGCGGAACTCGAGCCATACACCACCGTCGGCCACAGCGCTATCGTTCACAATGCGACCGTCGCCGAGCGGGCGCTTGTCGGAATGAACGCGACCGTCCTCGATGGCGCTCGGGTGGGTGAAGGGGCAGTCGTCGCCGCGGGCAGCGTCGTCACCGAAGAGACAGACATACCGGCGTCGTCGCTCGTCGTCGGCGCGCCAGCCGAGGTGAAAACGGAGATAGAAGGGGACGGCCTCGAGGCGACCGCAGACCGGTACGTCGCGCTCGCAAAAGAGCATGCGGAAACGTCCGACCGTCTCGACTGA
- a CDS encoding amidohydrolase family protein: MERTGTILRGREFDPVEGRVVIDEDGRIEAIEEASVDGDALILPAFVNAHTHIGDSIAKEAGGSGLSLEELVAPPDGLKHRLLRAASRDELVSAMTRSLQFMQRSGTAACLDFREGDVDGVRMLEDAADGLEIDALSFARGSVDAMHAGDGFGASGANDATFDREREATHEANKPFGIHAGEVDESDITPALDLDPDFLVHMVHPEPAHLERVADNEIPVVVCPRSNLVTDVGLSPYDALHERTTLALGTDNVMLNSPSMFREMEFLAKLSNLSADEILRMATVNGAEIADLEFGLIETGREARLLVLDGDSNNLAGAQDPVRAVVRRAGVDDVRELVFG; the protein is encoded by the coding sequence ATGGAACGAACGGGAACGATCCTGCGCGGGCGCGAATTCGATCCCGTCGAGGGACGGGTCGTGATCGACGAGGACGGTCGCATCGAAGCCATCGAGGAGGCGTCAGTGGATGGGGACGCCCTCATTCTTCCGGCGTTCGTCAATGCACACACTCACATCGGCGACTCGATCGCCAAAGAGGCCGGCGGGAGCGGGCTTTCGCTCGAGGAACTCGTCGCGCCACCGGATGGGCTGAAACATCGGCTGCTCCGGGCGGCGTCCCGCGACGAACTCGTAAGCGCGATGACGCGATCGCTGCAATTCATGCAGCGGTCCGGCACGGCTGCCTGTCTGGACTTTCGCGAGGGCGACGTCGACGGAGTGCGAATGCTCGAGGACGCCGCGGACGGCCTCGAGATCGATGCACTCTCCTTCGCTCGCGGCTCCGTCGACGCGATGCACGCCGGCGATGGCTTCGGCGCGAGCGGCGCTAACGATGCGACCTTCGATCGAGAGCGAGAGGCGACGCACGAGGCGAATAAACCGTTCGGGATTCATGCGGGTGAAGTCGACGAAAGCGACATCACCCCTGCGCTGGATCTCGATCCGGATTTTCTGGTTCACATGGTCCACCCCGAGCCGGCCCACCTGGAGCGAGTCGCGGACAACGAGATTCCGGTGGTCGTCTGCCCCCGCTCGAATCTCGTGACCGACGTAGGGCTGTCGCCCTACGATGCACTTCACGAGCGAACGACGCTCGCGCTCGGCACCGACAACGTGATGCTCAACTCGCCGTCGATGTTCCGCGAGATGGAATTCCTCGCCAAGCTCTCGAACCTCTCGGCAGACGAAATCCTTCGAATGGCGACCGTCAACGGGGCCGAAATCGCTGATCTCGAGTTCGGTTTGATCGAGACCGGTCGGGAGGCACGACTGCTGGTCCTCGACGGAGACTCGAACAACCTCGCCGGTGCGCAAGACCCGGTTCGGGCCGTCGTCCGTCGCGCTGGCGTCGATGACGTTCGGGAACTCGTGTTCGGCTAG
- a CDS encoding type II CAAX endopeptidase family protein: MSEEENRTTNQATVTSRLLAIVTAFGLTVSGVVAAGIGVLIASFGGVLAVGDPNGLFLFVVAVTTAAELGFLVVGYGYVRLRDRSVSVRRPSGNDTRITLLGTVGAFIVGVGLFSLLGVIGLQPQTFYTAKNIDTATFVATAAVIVLVAPPAEEYLFRGAIQGRLHDSFGRTGAIAGASLLFGAIHIPNYLGSEVPAVIAGALILTLVGAVFGYVYERTENLLVPIAVHTGYNLALMIVSATAFV; the protein is encoded by the coding sequence ATGAGCGAAGAAGAAAACCGGACTACAAACCAGGCAACAGTAACGAGTCGATTGCTAGCCATCGTTACTGCTTTCGGCCTTACCGTTTCGGGCGTCGTCGCAGCGGGGATCGGCGTACTCATCGCCAGTTTCGGTGGGGTACTCGCTGTCGGCGATCCGAACGGGCTTTTCCTTTTCGTCGTCGCCGTAACCACCGCAGCCGAACTCGGATTCCTGGTGGTCGGATACGGATACGTCCGACTTCGCGACCGGAGCGTTTCGGTCCGTAGACCGTCTGGAAACGACACTCGAATAACGCTGCTCGGGACCGTCGGTGCGTTCATCGTCGGCGTCGGGCTCTTCTCGTTGTTGGGAGTCATCGGTCTGCAGCCACAGACGTTTTACACGGCGAAAAACATCGATACAGCGACGTTCGTAGCTACGGCTGCAGTGATCGTCCTCGTCGCTCCGCCCGCCGAGGAGTACCTTTTTCGAGGGGCCATCCAGGGGCGGCTTCACGATTCGTTCGGTCGGACCGGAGCAATCGCCGGAGCGTCCCTCCTCTTCGGTGCGATCCACATTCCGAACTACCTCGGGTCCGAGGTCCCCGCCGTGATCGCCGGTGCACTTATTCTCACTCTCGTCGGTGCCGTCTTCGGCTACGTCTATGAACGAACGGAAAACCTGCTCGTTCCGATCGCCGTCCACACTGGTTACAATCTCGCTCTGATGATCGTAAGCGCGACAGCATTCGTCTGA
- a CDS encoding HD domain-containing protein, whose protein sequence is MKIIKDSVHDHIQVDGVARDLLDTPELQRLRNVSQLGTVSLVYPSANHTRFEHSLGVYHLACEALEHLSVEGTRAERVRAAALLHDVGHGPFSHNLESLTHRRTGRYHDDVHELLTDGAVGDVLRDNDLEPAAVADLIAGEGRFGQLVSGELDVDRMDYLVRDAHHTGVPYGTIDHGRLVRELTFADGELVLAEGNVQTAESLLVARALMNPTVYSHGVARISKAMLRRAGERLLEAATTDIDAETLQRMDDHDLIVALRSCESTTEFSRRLDHRDLFKRAVWAEIDDVPGGVIEASHETIREFEREIADRADVDPTQVILDVPSRPSMTESTTRVMVNGDVRQLGQQSPLVEALRAAQYSQWRLGVYTPSALRDRLGRAAVDVLGLDIDGALVSEVRNGLDATLDQFVE, encoded by the coding sequence ATGAAGATTATCAAGGACAGCGTTCACGATCACATTCAGGTCGACGGCGTCGCTCGCGACCTCCTCGATACGCCCGAGCTCCAGCGTCTCCGGAACGTTAGTCAACTCGGGACCGTCTCGCTGGTCTACCCCTCTGCCAACCACACGCGGTTCGAACACAGCCTCGGTGTCTATCACCTCGCCTGCGAAGCCCTGGAGCACCTCAGCGTCGAAGGAACGCGAGCAGAGCGGGTCCGCGCGGCAGCGCTCCTTCACGACGTCGGCCACGGCCCGTTCAGTCACAACCTCGAGTCGCTGACTCACCGCCGGACGGGCCGATATCACGACGACGTCCACGAGTTGCTCACCGACGGGGCAGTGGGGGACGTACTACGCGATAACGACCTCGAGCCGGCAGCGGTGGCGGATCTCATCGCGGGTGAGGGGCGATTCGGACAACTGGTATCAGGCGAACTCGACGTGGATCGGATGGATTATCTGGTCCGTGACGCCCACCACACGGGGGTCCCCTACGGGACGATCGATCACGGTCGCCTCGTTCGGGAACTAACCTTTGCCGACGGCGAACTCGTTCTTGCCGAAGGAAACGTCCAGACCGCAGAGAGCCTGCTGGTCGCTCGGGCGTTGATGAATCCGACCGTCTACAGCCACGGCGTCGCCCGAATCAGCAAGGCGATGCTTCGGCGGGCCGGGGAACGCCTGCTCGAGGCTGCAACGACTGACATCGATGCCGAGACCCTGCAGCGGATGGACGATCACGATTTGATCGTGGCCTTACGGTCGTGTGAATCGACGACGGAGTTCTCTCGCCGGCTGGATCACCGCGACCTGTTCAAGCGGGCCGTGTGGGCCGAGATAGACGACGTGCCGGGTGGCGTCATCGAGGCGTCCCATGAAACGATCCGCGAGTTCGAACGCGAGATAGCCGACCGAGCAGACGTCGATCCGACCCAGGTGATTCTCGACGTGCCCAGCCGTCCGTCGATGACGGAGTCGACAACGCGCGTGATGGTAAACGGTGACGTTCGTCAGCTGGGTCAGCAGTCGCCGCTGGTCGAGGCTCTGCGAGCGGCCCAATATTCCCAGTGGCGACTGGGCGTCTACACGCCGTCCGCGTTACGCGACCGGCTCGGCCGAGCAGCAGTCGACGTCCTCGGATTAGATATCGACGGCGCATTGGTCAGCGAAGTCCGGAACGGACTCGACGCGACGTTGGATCAGTTCGTCGAATGA
- a CDS encoding Gfo/Idh/MocA family protein: MTLEVGVLGYRFMGKAHANAMARLPMFFPDAPEIQRRVLVGRHEEALSDAADRLGFESIATDWANVVDEVDVFYNLGPNHVHVEPSVAALEAGTPVFCEKPLAPTLEGADVMAEAARDAGDAVPAGCAFNYRFVPAIRYAKRLLEAGELGEIHHVRARYLQDWLVDPDAPWSWRNDEEMAGSGALGDLGSHSVDLLRFLVGDVGLAGEIDRVSGHLQTFVEERPTEGSSAQNDSETRPVTVDDAYTAQLEFENGAMGTLEGSRFATGHKNDHVIEIHGSAGSLRFSLERLNELEVLRGDDRGYETILVTDEDDPYVDHWWPPGHVLGWEHTFVHENYEFLSAVESGSDFAPNFDDGLAAQQVLDAIEESDDGGEWVEVG, translated from the coding sequence ATGACGCTCGAGGTCGGCGTACTCGGCTATCGTTTTATGGGAAAAGCTCACGCAAACGCGATGGCGCGGCTTCCGATGTTTTTCCCGGATGCACCCGAAATCCAACGGCGCGTTCTCGTGGGCCGCCACGAGGAGGCGCTGTCGGACGCCGCCGATCGACTCGGCTTCGAATCGATTGCGACAGACTGGGCGAACGTCGTCGACGAGGTCGACGTTTTCTACAACCTCGGGCCGAACCACGTTCACGTCGAACCTTCGGTCGCCGCTCTCGAAGCCGGCACACCCGTATTTTGTGAAAAGCCGCTTGCGCCGACGCTCGAGGGTGCCGACGTGATGGCTGAAGCGGCCCGCGATGCAGGCGATGCCGTCCCCGCCGGGTGCGCGTTCAACTACCGATTCGTGCCCGCGATTCGGTACGCAAAACGGTTGCTCGAGGCGGGCGAGTTAGGCGAGATCCACCACGTTCGTGCTCGATACCTTCAAGACTGGTTGGTCGATCCCGATGCCCCGTGGTCGTGGCGCAACGACGAGGAGATGGCAGGGTCGGGCGCGCTCGGCGATCTCGGGTCCCACTCGGTCGATCTCCTCCGCTTTCTCGTCGGTGACGTCGGTCTCGCCGGTGAGATAGATCGGGTCAGTGGCCACCTGCAAACGTTCGTCGAAGAGCGGCCGACCGAAGGGTCCTCAGCACAGAACGACTCCGAAACTCGGCCCGTCACGGTCGACGACGCATACACCGCACAACTCGAGTTCGAGAACGGTGCGATGGGCACCCTCGAGGGATCGCGCTTCGCGACGGGCCACAAAAACGACCACGTCATCGAGATTCACGGGTCGGCGGGCAGTCTGCGATTCTCACTCGAGCGGCTGAACGAACTCGAGGTGCTCCGCGGTGACGACCGGGGATACGAAACGATTCTGGTCACCGACGAGGACGATCCGTACGTCGACCACTGGTGGCCACCGGGTCACGTGCTCGGCTGGGAACACACGTTCGTCCACGAGAATTACGAATTCCTCAGCGCGGTCGAGTCCGGTAGCGACTTCGCACCGAACTTCGACGACGGCCTGGCCGCTCAGCAAGTGCTCGACGCGATCGAGGAGAGCGACGACGGGGGAGAGTGGGTCGAAGTCGGGTAG
- a CDS encoding glycoside hydrolase family 3 protein, protein MFEKQLSEDGSKTVDESRRSFVKATGAATATPAVGIGANDASAEKRSIAGVIDEMTLEQKVGQMTQVAIDDLGAGFCPGTAFNDHDDVETVGELFTELNVGSILSGGSTGPTFDGTEFVTGLNRLQEHALENTDPAVPFVWGCDALHGNTLLDGCTSFPQRLNMGATRDVELVETAATHTGNEIAAMGGHWIFGPTVDVLRDMRWGRYFEGHSEDPMLVGELGKARARGFQRTGRVAATVKHFAGYGTPNTGRDRTPVRTSMRDLRTRQLPAYERALEQAKTVMVNSGAVNGKPAHASRWLLTQVLRERYEFDGVVLTDWDDFERMLTNHQYLPDTEEGWRLAVKQGLEAGIDMHMCGGETPPTDFIETTVDLVESGELPEDRIDESVRRILELKRDLGLFDQPYAPEDEIDDLVGGARDVSEQLAKESLVLLENENAVLPLEGTENVLLTGPGIEAGTRNRFLMQHGGWTLGWQGIENGDLTEDGPRPRQTTIAGALSDRLGDQFMHVPTEFEAAPFTSINENFDNGFFDVTDEQKAAIVDAAHTADAVVIVLGEGPHNEGFGDRDKMRFPEAQRKLVELIDEETDDDVSLVGVVLAGSPRGTEETFDRLDAVLFAGQPGSDTGIAVVDTLFGDYNPSGRLPFTWEANVGHVPLFYDDYPPRQSVDAEEAMVQYEFGHGLSYTDWEYSELSVSHDSVCDPATSPTVTARVTVENTGELAGEHVIDVHNTEFYGSVLQPVRRLMGFERVELRPGETTTVEIELDLSTLEVVPGDVPGNRAKVVEAGEYELSVGDETTMLTIENAASVTDSEPMPGRYDIDNDGTEDFEDAMELYRRIKQRGGAGK, encoded by the coding sequence GTGTTTGAAAAACAATTGTCCGAAGACGGATCGAAAACAGTCGACGAATCGCGGCGATCGTTCGTGAAGGCGACCGGGGCTGCCACGGCGACGCCGGCGGTCGGTATCGGTGCAAACGACGCATCGGCCGAAAAGCGCTCCATTGCGGGGGTGATCGACGAGATGACTCTCGAGCAAAAGGTCGGTCAGATGACCCAGGTTGCGATCGACGACCTCGGAGCGGGGTTCTGTCCCGGAACTGCGTTCAACGATCACGACGACGTGGAGACGGTCGGCGAACTGTTCACGGAGCTCAACGTCGGATCGATTCTCAGCGGCGGTTCGACGGGGCCGACGTTCGACGGGACGGAGTTCGTCACCGGGCTCAACAGGCTTCAGGAACACGCTCTCGAGAACACCGATCCGGCGGTCCCGTTCGTGTGGGGCTGTGATGCCCTCCACGGGAATACGTTGCTCGACGGCTGTACGAGTTTCCCACAGCGGCTCAACATGGGCGCAACTCGCGACGTCGAACTGGTCGAGACGGCGGCGACCCACACCGGAAACGAAATCGCGGCGATGGGTGGCCACTGGATCTTCGGTCCGACCGTCGACGTGCTTCGCGACATGCGCTGGGGGCGGTACTTCGAGGGCCATAGTGAGGACCCCATGCTGGTCGGTGAACTGGGGAAAGCGCGAGCCCGCGGGTTTCAGCGGACCGGTCGCGTCGCGGCGACGGTCAAGCACTTCGCTGGCTACGGGACGCCGAACACTGGCCGGGATCGCACGCCGGTCCGCACATCGATGCGTGACCTCCGCACGAGACAGCTTCCGGCCTACGAGCGCGCCCTCGAGCAAGCGAAGACGGTGATGGTTAACAGCGGCGCGGTCAACGGGAAGCCCGCTCACGCCTCCCGATGGCTACTGACCCAGGTACTCCGGGAGCGATACGAGTTCGACGGTGTCGTCCTCACCGATTGGGACGACTTCGAACGCATGCTCACCAACCATCAGTACCTGCCTGATACCGAGGAGGGGTGGCGCCTGGCCGTCAAGCAGGGACTCGAGGCCGGCATCGACATGCACATGTGCGGCGGAGAGACGCCACCGACGGATTTCATCGAAACCACGGTCGATCTCGTCGAAAGCGGCGAACTCCCGGAGGACCGTATAGACGAATCGGTCCGGCGTATCCTCGAACTGAAGCGAGATCTCGGCCTGTTCGACCAGCCGTACGCGCCGGAAGACGAAATCGATGATCTCGTCGGTGGCGCACGAGACGTTTCCGAGCAACTCGCCAAAGAGTCGCTGGTCCTGCTGGAAAACGAAAACGCTGTCCTCCCGCTCGAGGGCACCGAGAACGTGTTGCTAACCGGGCCCGGAATCGAGGCGGGAACCAGAAACCGGTTCCTGATGCAACACGGTGGCTGGACGCTCGGCTGGCAGGGAATCGAGAACGGCGATCTGACCGAGGACGGGCCCCGGCCACGTCAGACCACGATCGCAGGCGCACTTTCGGACCGACTCGGCGATCAGTTCATGCACGTTCCGACGGAGTTCGAGGCAGCGCCGTTTACGAGTATCAACGAGAATTTCGATAACGGATTCTTCGACGTCACCGACGAACAGAAAGCGGCGATCGTAGATGCCGCCCATACGGCTGACGCGGTCGTCATCGTGCTCGGCGAAGGTCCGCACAACGAGGGCTTCGGTGACCGCGACAAGATGCGGTTTCCGGAAGCACAGCGGAAACTCGTCGAACTGATTGACGAGGAAACCGACGACGACGTCTCGCTCGTCGGGGTAGTCCTCGCCGGAAGTCCGCGCGGAACTGAAGAGACGTTCGACCGCCTCGACGCCGTTCTATTTGCCGGACAGCCCGGTAGTGACACCGGTATCGCGGTCGTCGACACGCTGTTCGGTGACTACAACCCCTCGGGACGTCTCCCGTTCACCTGGGAGGCGAACGTCGGTCACGTTCCCCTTTTTTACGACGACTACCCGCCGCGACAGTCCGTCGACGCGGAAGAGGCGATGGTCCAGTACGAATTCGGCCACGGTCTCTCCTACACCGACTGGGAGTACTCGGAACTCTCGGTATCGCATGACTCCGTCTGCGATCCTGCGACGTCCCCGACGGTTACTGCCCGAGTAACCGTCGAAAACACCGGCGAACTGGCCGGAGAACACGTTATCGACGTACATAATACCGAATTCTATGGATCGGTACTGCAGCCCGTCCGCCGACTGATGGGCTTCGAGCGCGTCGAACTTCGCCCGGGCGAGACCACGACCGTCGAAATCGAACTCGACCTCTCGACGCTCGAGGTCGTTCCCGGCGACGTGCCCGGTAATCGGGCCAAGGTGGTCGAAGCCGGCGAATACGAACTATCGGTCGGCGACGAGACGACGATGCTAACGATTGAGAACGCGGCGTCGGTTACGGATTCCGAGCCGATGCCCGGACGCTATGACATCGATAACGACGGCACCGAGGACTTCGAGGACGCCATGGAACTCTACCGACGAATCAAGCAGCGGGGTGGGGCAGGTAAGTGA
- a CDS encoding glutaredoxin family protein gives MEFPPNQGLDQEEVDEQVAEAIGENEVVLFMKGTELMPQCGYSRKALGLIGQHRDEYETVDVLESLDEFRNALSDESGWETIPQTFVDGEFVGGSDILEELEERDELAETLNGA, from the coding sequence ATGGAGTTTCCACCGAACCAGGGTCTCGATCAGGAGGAGGTTGACGAACAAGTTGCCGAAGCGATCGGAGAGAACGAAGTCGTCCTCTTCATGAAGGGAACGGAACTGATGCCACAGTGCGGGTATTCCCGCAAAGCGCTGGGACTGATCGGCCAGCACCGCGACGAGTACGAGACCGTCGACGTTCTCGAGTCGCTAGACGAGTTCCGAAACGCGCTATCGGACGAAAGCGGCTGGGAGACGATTCCGCAAACGTTCGTCGACGGTGAGTTCGTCGGCGGCTCCGACATCCTCGAGGAACTCGAAGAACGCGACGAACTTGCTGAAACGCTCAACGGGGCGTAA
- a CDS encoding DUF7110 family protein: MSTEESRHVYRLHSTLELPLEDLREHIDDATFPDGIDDVEITRRNNTLILKAVAEDQSVSKYTPSAQLKASVTENRVYEEDPDERRQSFRWDEEDEEEIESELVEFAAFKGDRETVLQNSLLQYEMFLVLCEVAEAAEKGTLTAISEHDGELEATRIVDGEPRPADIEVVEGPRERGSGQGGVNWRDNKFISE; the protein is encoded by the coding sequence ATGTCAACAGAGGAATCCAGACACGTATATCGACTTCACTCGACCCTCGAACTGCCCCTCGAAGATCTTCGCGAACACATCGACGATGCAACGTTCCCTGATGGGATCGACGACGTCGAGATCACGCGACGTAATAATACGCTTATCCTGAAAGCCGTCGCAGAGGACCAGTCAGTCAGTAAATACACCCCGTCGGCTCAACTGAAAGCCAGCGTCACCGAAAACCGGGTCTACGAGGAAGATCCCGATGAGCGGCGCCAATCGTTCCGTTGGGACGAAGAAGACGAAGAGGAGATCGAATCGGAGCTCGTCGAGTTCGCCGCTTTCAAAGGCGACCGCGAGACCGTCCTCCAGAATTCACTGCTCCAGTACGAGATGTTCCTCGTCCTTTGTGAAGTTGCCGAAGCCGCCGAAAAGGGGACGTTGACGGCAATATCGGAACACGACGGAGAGCTCGAAGCGACCCGGATCGTCGACGGCGAACCCCGTCCCGCTGACATCGAAGTGGTCGAAGGTCCTCGCGAACGTGGCTCGGGGCAGGGCGGCGTCAACTGGCGGGACAACAAGTTCATCAGCGAGTAA